From Ancylobacter pratisalsi, one genomic window encodes:
- the trbJ gene encoding P-type conjugative transfer protein TrbJ: MTCSVRSRSRALHLTAALLATPLALSPIFAPPAAAQWIVYDPTNYAQNVLTAARTLQQVNQQITQLQNEATMLINQARNLASLPYSSLQQLQQSVQRTQQLLAQAQGIALNVQQIDRAFQTTYSNASMSASDQQLVAGARERWQNTVGGLQDAMRVQAGVVGNIDTNRTQMSALVGQSQGATGALQATQAGNQLLALQAQQLADLTAVVAANGRAQSLSEAERAAAAEQGREQRRRFLTPGSGYQPGNARMFPNDN; the protein is encoded by the coding sequence ATGACTTGTTCCGTTCGTTCCCGCTCGCGTGCGCTGCATCTGACCGCCGCGCTCCTCGCTACGCCGCTCGCGCTGTCGCCGATTTTCGCGCCGCCCGCAGCCGCGCAGTGGATCGTCTACGATCCGACCAACTATGCCCAGAACGTCCTGACGGCGGCGCGCACACTCCAGCAGGTCAATCAGCAGATCACCCAGCTTCAGAACGAAGCTACTATGCTGATCAATCAGGCCCGCAACCTCGCCAGCCTGCCATACTCCTCGCTTCAGCAACTCCAGCAGTCCGTCCAGCGGACGCAGCAACTTCTGGCCCAGGCGCAGGGCATCGCCCTCAACGTCCAGCAGATCGACCGTGCGTTTCAGACGACATACAGCAACGCCTCGATGTCCGCCTCGGACCAGCAGCTCGTCGCCGGCGCGCGCGAGCGCTGGCAGAATACCGTCGGCGGCCTGCAGGACGCGATGCGCGTCCAGGCCGGCGTCGTCGGCAACATCGACACGAACCGGACCCAGATGTCGGCGCTGGTCGGCCAGAGCCAGGGCGCCACCGGCGCGCTGCAGGCGACACAGGCGGGCAATCAGCTTCTCGCCCTGCAAGCGCAGCAGCTCGCGGACTTGACGGCTGTGGTCGCCGCAAACGGTCGCGCGCAGAGCCTGTCCGAGGCCGAGCGCGCGGCCGCGGCCGAGCAAGGTCGCGAGCAGCGCCGTCGCTTCCTGACGCCGGGCAGCGGCTACCAGCCGGGCAACGCCCGCATGTTCCCGAACGACAACTGA
- the trbE gene encoding conjugal transfer protein TrbE, producing the protein MMNLAEYRNRNTRLADFLPWVALVGEGIVLNKDGSLQRTARFRGPDLDSAVPAELVAVAGRLNNAFRRLGSGWAIFVEAQRHGAATYPASMFADSASGLVDAERKADFEEAGAHFESSYFLTFLYLPPAEDAARAETWLYEGRDHAGVDAREILRGFADRTDRILQLIDAFMPECAWLDDGETLTYLHSTVSTKRHRVRVPETPMYLDALLADQPLTGGLEPRLGDTHLRILTIVGFPTATTPGILDELNRLAFPYRWSTRAVLLDKTDATKLLTKIRRQWFAKRKSIAAILKEVMTNEASALVDTDAANKAADADMALQELGADYAGQAYVTATITVWDDDPRIAAEKLRMVEKVIQGRDFTGMPETINAVDAWLGSLPGHVYANVRQPPINTLNLAHMIPLSAVWAGPERDEHFAAPPLLFGKTEGSTPFRLSIHVGDVGHTLIVGPTGAGKSVLLALMALQFRRYPQSQVFAFDFGGSIRAAALAMRGDWHDLGGGLTEGADDSDSLQPLARIDDVAERVWASDWLVAILRRESIPVTPEVKEHLWSALSSLASAPVAERTLTGLSVLLQSNDLKQALRPYCVGGPYGRLLDAEAEHLGEANVQVFETEGLIGTGAAAAVLAYLFHRIEDRLDGRPTLLIVDEGWLALDDEGFAGQLREWLKTLRKKNASVIFATQSLSDIDGSAIAPAIIESCQTRILLPNERAIEPQITAIYRRFGLNDRQIEILARAMPKRDYYCQSRRGNRLFELGLSDVALALCAASSKQHQALIADVHARSGTDGFLAEWLAENRLAWAADLIADLTNVTPQTDPEARP; encoded by the coding sequence ATGATGAACCTCGCCGAATATCGCAACCGCAATACGCGGCTCGCCGACTTCCTGCCCTGGGTGGCGCTGGTCGGCGAAGGCATCGTGCTGAACAAAGACGGCAGCCTGCAGCGCACCGCGCGCTTCCGCGGCCCCGACCTCGACAGCGCCGTGCCGGCCGAGCTGGTCGCCGTCGCCGGCCGGCTCAACAACGCCTTCCGTCGCCTCGGCTCCGGCTGGGCCATCTTCGTCGAAGCGCAGCGCCATGGCGCCGCGACCTATCCGGCCAGCATGTTCGCCGACAGCGCATCCGGCCTGGTCGACGCGGAACGCAAGGCAGATTTCGAAGAGGCCGGCGCGCATTTCGAGTCCAGCTACTTCCTGACCTTCCTCTATCTGCCGCCGGCCGAGGATGCCGCGCGGGCCGAGACCTGGCTCTATGAGGGCCGGGATCATGCTGGAGTCGATGCGCGCGAGATCCTGCGCGGCTTCGCCGACCGCACCGATCGCATCCTCCAGCTCATCGACGCCTTCATGCCGGAATGCGCCTGGCTCGATGACGGCGAGACGCTGACTTATCTGCATTCGACCGTCTCGACGAAGCGGCATCGCGTCCGGGTACCCGAAACGCCGATGTATCTCGATGCGCTGCTCGCCGATCAGCCGCTCACCGGCGGGCTGGAGCCCCGGCTCGGCGATACCCACCTGCGCATCCTCACCATTGTCGGCTTTCCGACCGCGACAACGCCAGGCATCCTCGACGAGCTGAACCGGCTGGCCTTTCCGTACCGCTGGTCGACCAGGGCAGTCCTCCTCGACAAGACCGACGCCACCAAGCTGCTGACCAAGATCCGGCGGCAATGGTTCGCCAAGCGCAAGTCGATTGCCGCAATCCTCAAGGAGGTGATGACCAACGAGGCCTCGGCGCTGGTCGATACCGATGCCGCCAACAAGGCGGCCGACGCCGATATGGCGTTGCAGGAGCTGGGCGCCGATTATGCCGGCCAGGCTTATGTGACCGCGACGATCACTGTCTGGGACGATGATCCCCGTATCGCCGCCGAGAAGCTGCGGATGGTCGAGAAAGTCATCCAGGGCCGCGACTTCACCGGGATGCCCGAGACGATCAACGCGGTGGACGCCTGGCTCGGCTCGCTGCCCGGCCATGTCTACGCCAATGTCCGCCAACCTCCGATCAACACATTGAATCTCGCCCACATGATCCCGCTATCGGCGGTGTGGGCGGGACCGGAACGGGACGAGCATTTTGCAGCACCCCCACTGCTGTTCGGCAAGACCGAAGGCTCGACCCCGTTCCGGCTTTCCATCCATGTCGGCGACGTCGGCCATACGCTGATCGTCGGGCCGACCGGCGCTGGCAAGTCGGTGCTGCTGGCGCTCATGGCGCTGCAGTTCCGGCGCTATCCGCAGTCCCAAGTCTTCGCCTTCGACTTCGGCGGATCGATCCGCGCCGCCGCGCTCGCCATGCGTGGCGACTGGCATGATCTCGGCGGCGGCCTCACCGAAGGCGCCGACGACAGCGATTCACTTCAGCCGCTAGCCCGGATCGACGACGTCGCCGAGCGCGTCTGGGCCTCCGACTGGCTTGTCGCGATTCTGAGGCGCGAGAGCATTCCCGTCACGCCCGAGGTGAAGGAGCACCTGTGGTCGGCGCTTTCGTCACTGGCGTCGGCACCCGTCGCCGAGCGCACGCTGACGGGATTGTCCGTGTTGCTGCAATCCAACGATCTCAAGCAGGCGCTCCGACCCTATTGCGTCGGCGGTCCCTACGGCCGTCTGCTCGACGCCGAGGCCGAGCATCTGGGCGAAGCCAATGTTCAGGTCTTCGAGACCGAAGGACTGATCGGCACTGGCGCGGCTGCCGCTGTGCTCGCCTATCTCTTCCACCGTATCGAGGATCGCCTCGACGGGCGACCGACACTGCTGATCGTCGACGAAGGCTGGCTCGCGCTGGACGACGAGGGTTTCGCCGGGCAACTCCGCGAATGGTTGAAGACGCTGCGTAAGAAGAACGCCAGCGTCATCTTCGCCACCCAGTCGCTCTCGGATATTGACGGCTCGGCGATCGCGCCGGCCATCATCGAAAGCTGCCAGACCCGCATCTTGCTCCCGAACGAGCGCGCGATCGAGCCGCAGATCACGGCTATCTATCGCCGCTTCGGGCTCAACGATCGCCAGATCGAGATCCTCGCGCGGGCGATGCCAAAGCGCGACTATTACTGCCAATCCCGGCGCGGCAACCGGCTGTTCGAGCTGGGCCTGTCGGACGTAGCGCTCGCGCTTTGCGCCGCATCATCGAAGCAGCATCAGGCGCTGATTGCGGACGTTCACGCCCGCAGCGGCACGGACGGGTTCCTCGCGGAGTGGCTCGCCGAAAACCGGCTTGCCTGGGCCGCCGACCTCATCGCCGACCTCACCAACGTCACCCCCCAAACCGATCCGGAGGCACGCCCATGA
- a CDS encoding VirB3 family type IV secretion system protein codes for MADGADHGGELPGFSVPVHRALTEHILLGGAPRSLAILNGTLAAAFGLGLRLWLVGLGLWAVGHFAAVWAAKRDPQFVDVVRKHLRIPGHLSV; via the coding sequence ATGGCCGACGGCGCGGATCATGGCGGCGAGCTGCCGGGCTTCTCGGTCCCGGTCCATCGGGCGCTGACCGAGCATATCCTGCTCGGCGGCGCTCCGCGCTCGCTCGCCATCCTCAACGGTACGCTGGCAGCCGCGTTCGGCCTGGGCCTGCGCCTCTGGCTGGTCGGCCTCGGCCTCTGGGCTGTCGGGCATTTCGCGGCGGTTTGGGCTGCCAAACGCGATCCGCAGTTCGTCGACGTCGTGCGCAAGCATCTGCGCATCCCCGGCCACCTGTCCGTTTGA
- a CDS encoding TrbC/VirB2 family protein yields MIQHALRIRRHIATAVSVSFLTLALAPAAHASGSSMPWEAPLQSILESIEGPVAKIIAVMIIIITGLTLAFGDTSGGARRLIQIVFGLSIAFAASSFFLSFFSFGGGALV; encoded by the coding sequence ATGATCCAGCATGCTTTGCGCATCCGCCGCCATATCGCCACGGCGGTGTCCGTCAGTTTTCTCACGCTGGCGCTCGCGCCGGCCGCCCACGCCTCCGGCTCGTCGATGCCCTGGGAGGCACCGCTGCAATCGATCCTCGAATCGATCGAGGGGCCGGTCGCCAAGATCATCGCGGTGATGATCATCATCATCACCGGCCTAACGCTCGCCTTCGGCGACACCTCGGGCGGCGCGCGACGTTTGATCCAGATCGTCTTCGGCCTGTCGATCGCCTTCGCCGCGTCGAGCTTCTTCCTGTCGTTCTTCTCGTTCGGCGGCGGAGCGCTCGTCTGA
- the trbB gene encoding P-type conjugative transfer ATPase TrbB: MAATHQKSEAILRGARMLRTALGPAIARFLEDPAIVEVMLNPDGRLWVDRLSEGLSDTGELLSPSDGERIIRLVAHHVGAEVHPGAPRVSAELPETGERFEGLLPPVVSAPAFAIRKPAVAVFTLDDYVAAGIVAASQAETLRQAVADRRNILVAGGTSTGKTTLTNALLAEVSKTSDRVVLIEDMRELQCAAPNLVAMRTKDGVASLSDLVRSSLRLRPDRIPIGEVRGAEALDLLKAWGTGHPGGVGTIHAGTAIGALRRMEQLIQEAVVTVPRALIAETIDLVAVLSGRGASRRLAELARIEGLGPDGDYRVTPARQPLTGDPS, encoded by the coding sequence GTGGCGGCCACTCACCAGAAATCGGAGGCGATCCTTCGCGGCGCGCGCATGCTGCGCACGGCCCTCGGGCCGGCGATTGCCCGGTTTCTGGAAGACCCCGCGATCGTCGAGGTGATGCTCAACCCCGATGGGCGACTCTGGGTCGACCGGCTTTCCGAAGGACTTTCCGATACGGGTGAGCTGCTGTCGCCGTCGGACGGCGAGCGGATCATCCGTCTGGTCGCCCATCATGTCGGCGCGGAGGTTCATCCCGGCGCCCCGCGTGTCTCGGCCGAGCTGCCCGAGACGGGAGAGCGGTTCGAGGGGCTGTTGCCTCCCGTGGTGTCCGCGCCGGCCTTCGCGATCCGCAAGCCCGCCGTCGCCGTCTTCACGCTCGACGATTACGTCGCCGCCGGGATCGTGGCGGCCAGTCAGGCCGAGACGCTGCGCCAGGCCGTCGCCGATCGTCGCAACATCCTGGTCGCTGGCGGGACGTCGACCGGCAAGACCACGCTTACCAATGCGCTGCTAGCCGAGGTCTCGAAGACCTCCGACCGCGTCGTGCTGATCGAGGATATGCGCGAGCTGCAATGCGCCGCGCCAAATCTGGTCGCGATGCGAACCAAGGACGGCGTCGCCTCGCTCTCCGATCTGGTTCGCTCTTCGCTTCGCCTGCGCCCCGACCGCATCCCGATTGGAGAGGTGCGCGGCGCCGAGGCGCTCGATCTGTTGAAGGCCTGGGGCACCGGCCACCCCGGCGGCGTCGGCACTATCCACGCTGGCACCGCCATCGGCGCGCTGCGTCGGATGGAGCAGCTCATCCAGGAAGCCGTCGTCACCGTCCCGCGCGCGCTGATCGCCGAAACGATCGATCTCGTCGCCGTGCTCTCCGGCCGCGGCGCCTCGCGCCGGCTCGCCGAACTCGCCCGCATCGAGGGTCTCGGCCCCGACGGCGACTACCGCGTCACCCCCGCAAGACAGCCCCTCACAGGAGACCCGTCATGA
- a CDS encoding TetR family transcriptional regulator, with the protein MIIAALELFTQNGFDQTTAAQIAARAGVTERTFFRHFPDKREVLFVGQEILSAALTESIRQAPADLPQIAVLRRAFADVTPLLEDNRRFSEPRQHIIAANPALIEREVAKHAALAGVVAGALQKRGIAPARAAFAAQAGLAVLGHALDLWFANAARPLDQCLAEAFEELDLFVTPVGRS; encoded by the coding sequence ATGATAATCGCTGCCCTGGAGCTGTTCACGCAGAATGGCTTCGACCAAACCACGGCGGCGCAGATCGCCGCACGGGCGGGGGTGACCGAGCGTACTTTTTTCCGGCACTTTCCCGACAAACGGGAGGTGCTGTTCGTCGGGCAGGAGATCTTGAGCGCGGCCTTGACCGAGTCGATCCGTCAGGCACCGGCGGACCTACCGCAGATCGCAGTGCTTCGCCGCGCCTTCGCCGATGTGACGCCATTGCTCGAGGACAACCGGCGCTTCTCCGAGCCGCGCCAGCATATCATCGCCGCCAATCCAGCTTTGATAGAGCGCGAAGTGGCCAAGCATGCCGCCTTGGCCGGCGTTGTAGCAGGCGCTTTGCAGAAACGGGGCATTGCACCAGCGCGCGCGGCCTTTGCAGCCCAAGCGGGCTTGGCCGTCTTGGGACACGCGCTCGACCTGTGGTTTGCCAATGCCGCCCGACCCCTGGACCAGTGCCTTGCCGAGGCTTTCGAAGAGCTCGATTTGTTCGTTACGCCCGTCGGAAGATCATAG
- a CDS encoding SDR family oxidoreductase gives MRVFITGGTGVIGSAVIAELLTHNHAVLALARSEASADAARKAGAEPIAGALTDLGVLRAGAAQADGVIHLAFSNDFSSPEALARGVAEETAALTALGEALIGSRRPLVTVSGTPWIAGRASTEADPLPLDGPVGGRGRTVNAILGLAEQGVRSSSIRLPRTVHNNGNGGFAGLLTNIARQSGVSGYPGNGTQRWPAVHALDAAVLFRLALEHAEAGTAWHAVADEGDAVRDIASVIGRRLGLPVQSVAPETYGPLGPIFAADQPASSAHTRQELGWTPTHPSLLADLENLQP, from the coding sequence ATGCGCGTTTTCATTACCGGCGGTACTGGCGTCATCGGCTCGGCCGTCATCGCCGAACTGCTCACCCACAATCATGCTGTCCTCGCCTTGGCCCGCTCCGAGGCCTCCGCCGACGCCGCGCGCAAGGCTGGCGCCGAGCCAATCGCCGGTGCCCTAACCGACCTCGGCGTCCTGCGCGCCGGCGCCGCGCAGGCGGATGGCGTGATCCACCTGGCCTTCAGCAATGATTTCAGCAGCCCGGAAGCTCTGGCCCGCGGCGTTGCCGAGGAGACTGCGGCGCTGACCGCACTCGGCGAGGCCCTGATCGGCAGTCGTCGCCCTCTGGTCACCGTCTCCGGTACGCCCTGGATCGCGGGCCGCGCCTCGACCGAAGCCGATCCGCTGCCGCTTGATGGTCCGGTGGGTGGTCGCGGCCGCACGGTCAATGCCATTCTCGGCCTCGCCGAGCAGGGCGTACGCAGTTCGTCCATCCGCCTGCCCCGCACCGTGCACAACAACGGCAACGGCGGCTTTGCCGGCCTCCTGACCAACATCGCCCGCCAATCCGGCGTCTCCGGCTATCCCGGTAATGGCACCCAGCGCTGGCCGGCGGTGCACGCGCTCGACGCCGCAGTCCTGTTCCGCCTGGCGCTGGAACATGCCGAAGCCGGCACCGCATGGCATGCTGTAGCCGACGAGGGCGACGCGGTGCGCGACATTGCCAGTGTCATTGGCCGCCGCCTCGGGCTGCCGGTGCAGTCGGTGGCCCCGGAAACCTATGGCCCGCTCGGCCCCATCTTTGCCGCCGACCAGCCCGCCTCCAGCGCTCATACGCGCCAGGAGTTGGGATGGACCCCGACGCATCCAAGCCTCCTCGCCGATCTCGAAAACCTCCAGCCCTAG
- a CDS encoding TetR/AcrR family transcriptional regulator produces the protein MSSDSIQRHRPAAAGGDRRIAVLESALVIFSRFGYRKASLEQVARAARISRPGLYFLFASKEELFRAAVSHALEGDVAEVERILANSDRPIQDRLVDGFGRWAGRYIGPITQDISAVIADNPELLGDIVERWPKHFSELITSAIAEGANKADRELADALAQTMISTSIGLKHQVSSPDEYLARLKVAIDLLLR, from the coding sequence ATGAGCAGCGATAGCATCCAACGCCACAGACCGGCAGCGGCCGGCGGAGACCGGCGCATTGCGGTCCTGGAGTCCGCGCTCGTTATCTTTTCTCGGTTCGGATACCGAAAGGCCTCATTGGAGCAGGTTGCCCGGGCGGCACGTATCTCGCGACCCGGTCTCTATTTTCTCTTCGCCTCCAAGGAGGAACTGTTTCGAGCCGCCGTATCGCATGCGCTGGAAGGGGACGTTGCCGAGGTGGAGCGAATACTTGCGAACTCGGACCGTCCCATACAGGACCGACTTGTGGATGGCTTCGGCCGATGGGCCGGCCGGTATATCGGTCCGATCACGCAGGATATCTCTGCGGTGATCGCCGACAACCCGGAGCTCCTCGGTGACATCGTCGAGCGATGGCCGAAGCATTTCTCAGAGCTGATTACATCCGCCATCGCCGAAGGGGCCAACAAGGCCGACCGAGAGTTGGCTGACGCGCTCGCGCAGACCATGATCAGCACATCGATCGGTCTCAAGCACCAGGTCAGCAGCCCTGACGAATATCTGGCGAGACTGAAGGTCGCCATCGATCTTCTGCTCCGCTGA
- a CDS encoding SDR family NAD(P)-dependent oxidoreductase, whose product MTFSHLITTSFTAASTADDVLSGTTLRGLRAIVTGGSSGIGTETARALATAGAEVTLAVRNTEAGNAAAEAISRSTGAIRPRVMRLDLTDRTSITEFIESWDGALHLLVNNAGVVTSGLERSAEGWELQFATNHLGHFRLAVGLHDALARGAVERDGARIVSLSSTAHMRSGVDFDDLHFERRAYDPQIAYAQSKTANSLFAVEATRRWAADGIVTNTVNPGGVATGLQRNFSQKQRESLNAAEAAGVFKYKTVEQGAATSVLAAIAPELAHTGGHYLDDCREAYTVWNDAALAEHPHGVKEWALDPALAERLWQVSGELIGR is encoded by the coding sequence ATGACTTTTTCCCATCTGATCACAACGTCGTTTACAGCCGCCAGTACCGCCGATGACGTGCTCTCGGGGACCACACTGAGAGGCCTACGCGCGATTGTTACTGGCGGCTCCTCGGGGATTGGCACCGAAACCGCCCGCGCCTTGGCAACGGCCGGCGCGGAGGTGACCCTAGCGGTCCGCAACACGGAAGCGGGTAATGCCGCCGCCGAGGCGATTTCAAGGTCGACCGGCGCCATCCGGCCGCGCGTCATGCGTCTGGACCTCACGGACAGGACTTCCATCACCGAGTTTATCGAGAGTTGGGACGGTGCGCTTCACCTCTTGGTCAACAATGCGGGCGTCGTCACGAGCGGCCTCGAACGCTCCGCGGAAGGGTGGGAATTACAGTTTGCGACGAACCATCTCGGTCACTTCCGTCTGGCCGTCGGACTGCACGACGCCTTGGCGCGCGGCGCCGTCGAACGCGATGGCGCCAGGATTGTCTCGCTGAGTTCCACGGCTCACATGCGGTCAGGGGTCGATTTCGACGATTTGCACTTCGAGCGTCGCGCCTACGATCCCCAGATCGCCTACGCCCAATCCAAGACCGCCAACTCATTGTTCGCCGTGGAAGCTACTCGCCGCTGGGCAGCCGACGGGATCGTCACGAACACCGTCAACCCCGGCGGGGTCGCTACCGGACTCCAGCGCAACTTTTCGCAAAAGCAAAGGGAGTCATTGAACGCCGCCGAGGCCGCCGGCGTCTTCAAGTACAAGACGGTCGAACAGGGCGCGGCCACAAGCGTTTTGGCCGCCATAGCCCCGGAGCTTGCTCACACTGGTGGCCACTACCTTGATGATTGCCGCGAGGCCTACACCGTCTGGAATGATGCAGCACTTGCCGAGCATCCCCACGGTGTGAAGGAATGGGCACTCGACCCCGCACTCGCAGAGCGTCTGTGGCAGGTTTCGGGCGAACTTATCGGCCGTTAG
- a CDS encoding NmrA family NAD(P)-binding protein, whose translation MGDLTDPASRAAALQSVGRVFYIAPVALPDEAILGKAFVDAAIASGVRRFVFSSVIHPVLSGLSNHALKAPVEDAVLNSELEYTFLHPTVLFQNFAAAWDGLEERGGQRALLDRTRPVLSRQWQPRCRS comes from the coding sequence GTGGGCGATCTGACCGACCCGGCGAGCAGGGCCGCCGCGCTGCAAAGTGTCGGCCGTGTCTTCTACATCGCGCCCGTTGCGCTTCCCGACGAGGCTATCCTGGGAAAGGCGTTTGTCGATGCAGCGATCGCGAGCGGCGTACGGCGCTTCGTGTTCTCGTCGGTCATTCATCCGGTGCTGAGCGGCCTTTCCAACCATGCACTCAAGGCGCCCGTCGAGGATGCGGTGCTCAATTCGGAGCTTGAATACACTTTCCTCCATCCGACAGTGCTGTTTCAGAATTTTGCCGCGGCCTGGGACGGGCTCGAAGAGCGGGGTGGTCAGCGAGCCCTGCTCGATAGGACTCGTCCGGTGCTCTCGCGACAATGGCAACCGCGTTGCCGCTCATAA
- a CDS encoding LysR family transcriptional regulator has translation MDLQALSDFDLVAAHGGFGRAARVSGRSKATLSRRVGELEQSLGVRLIERGSQNLRLTDEGRALHERTHGLLSEIAEAGEAVVLGASTPRGRLRVSAPVVFAHVAMPRIGARFALAYPEVQLEIVAEDRKVDPVEDGYDLIIRIDPSPDERLVGRRFLNDERLIVAPPGMPRPDRGVDEDESTAKAVVLSAASPTAVWRMKSGTESDIVLRPDPVLRLSSLLMVRDAVLLGAGAALLPKLLVTDDIEAGRLAYWGTHAGPPVEIWALQSSRRLIGAKVRAFLEVVEKTFPEKLFVAPPL, from the coding sequence ATGGACCTGCAGGCTCTGTCCGACTTCGACCTCGTCGCGGCGCACGGCGGGTTCGGCCGTGCTGCCCGCGTTTCGGGCCGCTCCAAGGCCACTCTGTCCCGACGGGTGGGCGAACTTGAACAGAGCCTCGGCGTACGGCTCATCGAGCGCGGGTCTCAGAACCTGCGATTGACCGATGAAGGACGGGCGCTGCATGAGCGGACACACGGGCTGCTGAGTGAAATCGCCGAAGCCGGTGAGGCGGTGGTCCTTGGCGCGTCGACGCCGAGAGGCAGGCTGCGGGTCAGTGCGCCGGTCGTCTTCGCACACGTCGCGATGCCCCGGATCGGTGCGCGGTTTGCGCTGGCCTATCCGGAGGTCCAGCTCGAGATCGTTGCCGAGGACCGCAAGGTCGATCCGGTCGAAGATGGCTACGACCTGATCATCCGGATCGACCCATCGCCCGATGAACGCCTGGTCGGCCGCCGGTTCCTCAACGATGAACGCCTGATCGTGGCACCGCCCGGCATGCCGCGTCCCGATAGAGGCGTGGATGAAGACGAATCGACGGCAAAGGCCGTTGTGCTCTCCGCGGCATCGCCGACGGCGGTCTGGCGGATGAAATCAGGAACGGAGTCCGATATCGTCCTGCGGCCGGACCCGGTTCTGCGACTCTCTTCGCTGCTGATGGTCCGCGATGCCGTGCTCTTGGGCGCCGGCGCGGCCTTGCTGCCCAAGCTCCTGGTCACCGACGACATCGAGGCCGGCAGGCTTGCCTACTGGGGAACGCATGCCGGTCCGCCGGTCGAGATTTGGGCCTTGCAGAGTTCACGCCGCTTGATCGGCGCCAAGGTCCGCGCCTTCCTCGAAGTGGTGGAGAAGACGTTTCCGGAAAAGCTCTTTGTCGCGCCGCCGTTATGA
- a CDS encoding NmrA/HSCARG family protein: MTILVTGSTGTIGAQVLAQLQNRNADVRALTRSPETAQLPAGVTAVRGDLSDPDSVRAALQGVDTLFLLAPNVADELTQTMLALTVAREAGIKGVVYLSVFGGDVYADVPHFAGKYTVERMIEALDLPATVLRPAYFIQNDLRQKDGLLKGGVYGSPIGDKGISMVDIRDIGEAAATELVRREQAPTPLPRETYALVGPDSLTGQGIATIWSEALGRPIRHGGNDLVIMEQRTKTMLPAWHALDLRLMFGRYQTEGAVASADDIARLTKLLGHAPRSYAAFAKDAAAQWAKN; this comes from the coding sequence ATGACCATTCTCGTAACCGGCAGCACAGGAACCATCGGGGCACAGGTCCTGGCTCAGCTTCAAAATCGCAACGCCGATGTTCGCGCCCTGACACGCTCTCCAGAGACGGCGCAGCTTCCCGCAGGTGTGACGGCGGTTCGCGGCGATCTCTCCGACCCGGATTCGGTGCGCGCCGCGTTGCAGGGCGTCGACACGTTGTTCCTGCTAGCTCCCAATGTTGCCGATGAACTGACACAGACCATGCTGGCGCTGACCGTTGCCCGCGAGGCCGGCATCAAGGGCGTGGTCTATCTGTCGGTGTTTGGCGGCGACGTCTATGCCGACGTGCCCCATTTTGCCGGCAAGTACACGGTCGAACGCATGATCGAGGCGCTCGACCTGCCAGCGACTGTCCTGCGTCCCGCCTACTTCATCCAGAACGATCTTCGGCAGAAGGACGGACTGCTGAAGGGCGGTGTTTACGGTTCGCCGATCGGCGACAAAGGCATCTCGATGGTCGATATCCGCGACATCGGCGAGGCCGCCGCGACCGAACTGGTTCGTCGCGAACAGGCACCAACGCCGCTGCCCCGCGAGACCTATGCCCTGGTTGGTCCGGACAGCCTGACCGGCCAAGGCATCGCCACAATCTGGAGCGAGGCCCTCGGCCGCCCGATCCGGCATGGCGGCAACGATCTCGTCATCATGGAGCAGCGCACCAAGACCATGCTGCCCGCCTGGCATGCGCTCGACCTGCGCCTGATGTTCGGCCGCTACCAGACCGAAGGCGCGGTTGCGAGCGCTGACGACATCGCCCGGCTGACCAAACTGCTCGGCCACGCCCCCCGCTCCTACGCCGCTTTTGCCAAGGACGCTGCCGCCCAGTGGGCGAAGAACTGA